From the Roseibium sp. HPY-6 genome, one window contains:
- a CDS encoding response regulator produces the protein MLRDKWDLSRISCLIAEDNPHMRTIVRSVLTGFGVRSIFEASDGAEALELVVDRKPDIVLLDWVMNPFGGSEFLRILRGDHDMVISTVPVLVISAHANRATILEAMGIGVHGFVAKPIAPAILYRHIGDILERQEMQGRSKGIMGPGSQQKSRKLNIAGISDDASDAEPEADTGLALL, from the coding sequence GTGTTGCGTGATAAGTGGGATCTTTCGAGAATTTCGTGCCTGATCGCGGAAGACAATCCACACATGCGCACGATTGTTCGCTCGGTGCTCACCGGTTTCGGTGTACGCTCCATCTTCGAAGCAAGTGATGGCGCAGAGGCTCTTGAATTGGTCGTCGACCGCAAACCGGACATCGTTTTGCTCGACTGGGTCATGAACCCATTTGGCGGCAGTGAGTTCCTGAGAATTTTGCGCGGCGACCACGACATGGTGATCTCCACTGTTCCGGTCCTCGTGATATCGGCACATGCCAACCGCGCCACGATCCTGGAAGCGATGGGAATCGGCGTTCACGGTTTTGTCGCCAAGCCGATTGCTCCGGCCATTCTCTACCGCCACATCGGAGATATTCTCGAGCGGCAGGAAATGCAGGGCCGGTCAAAAGGCATAATGGGCCCCGGTTCTCAGCAGAAGTCGAGAAAGCTCAACATTGCAGGTATCTCCGATGATGCATCCGATGCAGAGCCGGAAGCCGATACCGGGCTTGCGCTTCTCTAG
- a CDS encoding NAD+ synthase, translating into MITDQFRLAVAQLNPTVGDVSGNAELVRKARRDAAEKGAHLVLCSELVLAGYPPEDLVLKPAFVEKCMEAAEQLAVETADGGPGLVIGSPWVGSEGKLYNAVVLLDQGEVRAVRFKYDLPNYSVFDEKRVFSAGPLPGPVDFRGVRIGLPVCEDIWNDEVCECLEETGAELLLVPNGSPYWVNRAEERLQVVVSRVVETGLPLVYCNQLGGQDELVFDGGSFALQADRSLAFQMPQFETSLGISDWKRAGDGWVCESGEVAKLPDLDEANWRACVLGLGDYVNKNGFPGVVLGLSGGIDSAICAAMAVDALGADQVHAIMLPFRYTSEESIKDAAACASALGIRYDTVPISEPVEGFGSALSSLFAGTNEDTTEENIQSRTRGVILMAVSNKFGRMVMTTGNKSEMSVGYATLYGDMNGGYNPIKDLYKTQVYHLAAWRNAQKPAGLLGPDGEVIPENIITKVPTAELRVNQTDQDSLPPYDVLDDILECLVEEEMSVGDIEKRGHDKALIHRIEHLLYIAEYKRRQAPPGVKITERNFGKDRRYPITNRFRDRS; encoded by the coding sequence ATGATTACCGATCAATTCAGGCTGGCGGTTGCGCAGCTCAATCCGACAGTAGGTGACGTTTCCGGCAACGCGGAGCTGGTGCGCAAGGCCCGGCGGGATGCCGCCGAAAAGGGCGCCCACCTGGTTCTTTGCTCCGAACTGGTGCTTGCAGGCTATCCACCAGAAGACCTCGTTCTGAAACCGGCCTTCGTTGAAAAATGCATGGAGGCAGCCGAACAGCTTGCCGTCGAAACTGCCGATGGCGGCCCCGGGCTTGTTATCGGATCACCCTGGGTTGGAAGCGAAGGAAAGCTCTATAACGCCGTCGTTCTGCTCGATCAGGGAGAAGTCCGCGCCGTCCGCTTCAAATACGATCTGCCGAACTACAGCGTATTTGACGAAAAGCGGGTCTTCAGTGCCGGTCCGTTGCCCGGGCCTGTGGACTTTCGCGGCGTGCGCATAGGCCTGCCGGTCTGCGAAGACATCTGGAATGATGAAGTTTGCGAGTGCCTTGAGGAAACAGGTGCAGAATTGCTTCTGGTTCCCAATGGTTCGCCTTATTGGGTGAACCGCGCTGAAGAGCGGCTCCAGGTCGTCGTATCCCGCGTTGTCGAAACCGGTCTGCCTTTGGTCTATTGCAATCAGCTTGGCGGGCAGGACGAGCTTGTGTTTGACGGCGGCTCGTTCGCGCTGCAGGCGGACCGTTCGCTTGCGTTTCAAATGCCTCAGTTCGAAACATCACTTGGCATCAGCGACTGGAAAAGAGCAGGGGACGGTTGGGTCTGCGAAAGCGGCGAAGTCGCAAAACTGCCTGATCTTGACGAAGCCAACTGGCGCGCCTGTGTTCTTGGGCTCGGTGACTATGTGAACAAGAACGGCTTTCCTGGCGTCGTACTGGGCTTGTCAGGCGGTATCGATTCGGCGATCTGCGCCGCCATGGCCGTCGATGCGCTTGGGGCCGATCAGGTTCATGCGATCATGCTGCCTTTCCGATATACGTCCGAGGAAAGCATTAAGGACGCTGCGGCTTGCGCATCGGCACTCGGAATTCGATATGACACGGTTCCGATATCCGAGCCCGTCGAAGGCTTCGGTTCCGCACTAAGCAGCCTCTTTGCGGGAACGAATGAAGATACGACAGAGGAAAACATCCAGTCGCGTACGCGCGGCGTCATTCTCATGGCGGTTTCCAACAAATTCGGCCGCATGGTCATGACCACGGGCAACAAGTCCGAAATGTCGGTCGGTTATGCGACCCTTTATGGGGATATGAACGGGGGCTACAACCCGATCAAGGATCTTTATAAAACCCAGGTTTATCACCTTGCGGCCTGGCGCAACGCGCAAAAACCCGCCGGTTTGCTTGGTCCGGATGGTGAAGTGATCCCCGAGAACATCATAACCAAGGTCCCAACGGCTGAACTCCGGGTAAACCAGACCGACCAGGATTCGCTGCCACCTTACGATGTCCTGGATGACATTCTCGAATGTCTTGTCGAGGAGGAGATGTCTGTTGGCGATATCGAAAAACGCGGACATGACAAAGCCCTGATTCACAGGATCGAGCATCTACTCTATATTGCCGAGTACAAACGGCGCCAGGCGCCGCCGGGCGTCAAGATCACCGAGAGGAATTTCGGCAAGGATCGCAGATACCCAATCACAAACCGGTTCCGGGATCGCAGTTGA
- a CDS encoding MFS transporter, protein MSYFTFLRENARWLSSSYLLAVFSGFGQTFFISLSAGDLRAEFGLTHGELGLLYMLATLGSALILPYVGKSLDHFPVQKIALVVMAGLAVFCLAMAHTFAVWTVAVAFFGLRLCGQGMMTHTSITAAGRWFSAQRGRAVSIAMLGFPTAEALFPLCFVVLSNTIGWRGAWTASSLVLVIVAIPVMMILLAKERTPSAAEIASTKAEGRQWTRKEAVLDPRFWLVSLGINAPAFIATAIFFHQVYLVELRGWSLEVFASAFFLMAAGVVCASLAIGPLIDRFSARQLLPYALLPLALACLVLAHFEAQVAAFVFLGLVGISHGFNGTLVGAFWPEVYGTMHMGAIRAVAFSIMVFASAAGPGLVGWLIDIGVAFDSQIVGMGLYCLVFSSVLAAMSRAYARS, encoded by the coding sequence ATGAGCTATTTTACTTTCCTGCGGGAGAATGCGCGCTGGCTTTCGTCCAGCTATCTGCTCGCAGTCTTCTCGGGGTTTGGACAGACATTCTTCATATCCCTGTCCGCAGGTGACTTGCGCGCCGAGTTTGGTCTGACGCATGGCGAGTTGGGGTTACTGTACATGCTGGCAACGCTCGGCAGTGCGTTGATCCTGCCATATGTTGGCAAAAGTCTCGACCATTTCCCCGTTCAGAAAATTGCTCTGGTCGTCATGGCCGGGTTGGCGGTCTTTTGCCTTGCAATGGCACACACATTTGCTGTGTGGACGGTTGCTGTGGCGTTTTTCGGGCTTCGCCTGTGCGGGCAGGGGATGATGACGCACACATCGATCACCGCCGCCGGGCGCTGGTTTTCCGCGCAAAGAGGACGGGCGGTCTCGATCGCCATGCTGGGATTTCCAACGGCGGAAGCCTTGTTTCCGCTTTGCTTTGTGGTCTTGAGTAATACGATCGGCTGGCGCGGCGCCTGGACGGCATCGTCCCTCGTCCTGGTGATCGTCGCGATACCGGTCATGATGATCCTTCTGGCCAAGGAGCGCACGCCCTCGGCGGCCGAAATTGCGTCGACCAAGGCCGAAGGACGGCAATGGACACGAAAGGAAGCGGTGCTTGATCCGCGTTTCTGGCTGGTTTCGCTCGGCATCAATGCGCCGGCATTCATTGCGACAGCGATCTTCTTCCACCAGGTCTACCTTGTTGAATTGCGCGGTTGGTCGCTTGAAGTGTTTGCAAGCGCGTTTTTCCTCATGGCTGCCGGTGTTGTCTGCGCGTCGCTTGCAATCGGTCCGCTGATTGACCGGTTTTCGGCCAGGCAATTGCTTCCCTATGCGTTACTCCCCCTGGCTCTGGCCTGTCTTGTGCTCGCACATTTTGAGGCGCAGGTTGCGGCCTTTGTATTTCTGGGTCTGGTCGGCATCAGCCATGGTTTCAACGGTACGCTTGTTGGCGCATTCTGGCCCGAGGTCTATGGCACCATGCATATGGGGGCGATCCGCGCCGTCGCTTTCTCCATAATGGTTTTTGCCTCTGCGGCAGGCCCCGGGCTTGTCGGGTGGCTGATCGATATCGGGGTTGCCTTTGACAGCCAGATCGTCGGCATGGGGCTTTATTGCCTCGTTTTCAGCAGCGTTCTGGCCGCGATGTCGCGGGCTTATGCAAGATCGTGA